The proteins below are encoded in one region of Bacteroidota bacterium:
- a CDS encoding deoxyhypusine synthase: protein MKSRKSKFLSGKKIVPAPIPKNVRVDELVDTYFQAYNAGRLREACNLFAKRMLEPDVTIGMSLTGALTPAGLGGSCIVPLIKAGFVDWIVSTGANLYHDTHFAIGKSLHRGNPFIDDRVLRKEGVVRIYDVLFDYDVLLSTDEYFRKIIRYQEFQKEMGTAELHYRLGRYIAEREKILGIKHASVLATAYRCAVPVYTSSPGDSSIGMNIAEIELSGNATRIDPLLDVNETAAIVLDAKRRGGKSGVLIFGGGSPKNFILQTEPQIQEVLKINEKGHDFFLQVTDARPDTGGLSGATPSEAVSWGKVDPDRLPDTVVAYVDSTIAMPIMTSYALAKRKPRKVRRLYDRREELVDSLRKEYFRMLRRTKK, encoded by the coding sequence ATGAAATCTCGTAAGAGCAAGTTCTTGAGCGGAAAGAAGATTGTTCCCGCTCCCATTCCGAAGAATGTTCGGGTGGATGAACTTGTCGATACCTATTTCCAAGCGTATAATGCAGGAAGACTTCGTGAGGCGTGCAATCTCTTCGCCAAAAGAATGCTTGAGCCCGATGTCACAATTGGAATGAGTTTGACTGGAGCCCTTACGCCTGCAGGCTTGGGAGGTTCATGCATTGTTCCTCTTATCAAAGCGGGATTCGTTGATTGGATTGTAAGCACCGGCGCAAATCTCTACCACGACACGCATTTTGCAATCGGAAAAAGCCTCCATCGCGGTAACCCGTTCATTGATGATAGAGTCTTGAGAAAAGAAGGCGTTGTCCGGATTTACGACGTTCTCTTTGATTATGACGTTTTGCTGAGTACAGATGAGTATTTCAGGAAAATCATCAGGTATCAGGAATTTCAAAAGGAAATGGGCACAGCAGAGCTTCACTACAGGCTCGGTCGGTACATTGCCGAACGTGAGAAGATTTTAGGGATTAAGCATGCGAGCGTACTGGCTACTGCGTATCGCTGTGCTGTTCCTGTATATACATCTTCTCCCGGAGATAGTTCCATCGGGATGAATATCGCCGAAATTGAGCTATCGGGTAATGCTACGCGAATTGACCCTCTGCTTGATGTCAACGAAACTGCAGCCATTGTTCTCGATGCAAAACGAAGGGGGGGCAAGAGCGGCGTCTTGATTTTTGGAGGTGGATCTCCCAAGAATTTCATTCTACAAACCGAGCCGCAGATTCAGGAAGTTTTGAAAATCAATGAAAAAGGACATGATTTCTTCCTTCAAGTTACCGATGCGCGGCCTGATACCGGGGGCCTTTCAGGCGCAACACCGTCGGAAGCCGTAAGCTGGGGAAAAGTTGACCCCGATAGATTGCCGGACACTGTTGTTGCGTACGTTGACTCGACCATTGCGATGCCAATCATGACATCGTATGCCCTTGCAAAGAGAAAACCCCGCAAGGTACGACGTCTTTACGATAGACGAGAGGAACTGGTGGACAGCTTGCGGAAAGAGTATTTTAGAATGTTGCGAAGAACAAAGAAATAA
- a CDS encoding transcriptional repressor has protein sequence MDTQAAHEILTKHLKSNGKLRATPERFAVLDAVLQSQGHFDVEALYYRLISNGVKVSKATVYNTLELLQECGLVSKYRFAENTSRYEKAFGRPHHHHMICLNCGDIIEFTSDRLERIQEEMAHGKGFEIQSTTIQIFGTCAKCTKKV, from the coding sequence ATGGACACTCAAGCGGCTCACGAAATTCTTACCAAACATCTCAAATCGAATGGTAAGCTTCGGGCAACGCCGGAACGGTTTGCAGTTCTTGACGCTGTCCTTCAAAGCCAAGGACACTTCGATGTAGAGGCGCTGTACTATCGGCTCATTTCGAACGGAGTGAAGGTTTCGAAGGCAACTGTGTACAATACGCTTGAACTGTTGCAGGAGTGCGGTCTGGTTTCGAAATACAGATTCGCGGAAAACACATCACGGTACGAAAAAGCGTTCGGACGCCCTCATCATCACCATATGATCTGCCTGAACTGCGGTGATATCATCGAATTTACAAGCGACCGGCTTGAACGGATTCAGGAAGAAATGGCGCACGGCAAGGGGTTTGAAATTCAGAGTACGACAATTCAGATTTTTGGCACATGCGCCAAATGCACGAAGAAGGTTTGA
- a CDS encoding ferrous iron transport protein A, whose product MHHNTHLSLTDVPIGQRVRIRQLNSQPDFCMRLREMGFCENAVVRCVSKGSGTIICEVCNTRIGLNQLVASSIVVSSFE is encoded by the coding sequence ATGCACCACAATACCCATCTTTCACTGACAGATGTTCCGATCGGACAGCGAGTCCGGATTCGGCAACTGAATTCGCAACCCGATTTCTGCATGCGGCTTCGCGAGATGGGCTTTTGCGAGAATGCAGTTGTTCGCTGTGTCAGCAAAGGGAGCGGCACAATAATATGCGAAGTTTGCAACACACGTATCGGGCTCAATCAGCTTGTTGCAAGCTCGATTGTGGTTTCATCATTCGAATAA
- a CDS encoding ferrous iron transport protein A, whose translation MNEVTLNTLTPGERGTIARITTRTSSVRQRLMEMGLTKGTPIELIRYAPMGDPIEVRVKGYRLSLRKREAETVLVHKEPS comes from the coding sequence ATGAACGAAGTAACTCTCAACACGTTAACTCCCGGAGAACGCGGCACGATTGCCCGGATAACCACCAGGACTTCAAGCGTCCGCCAGCGACTTATGGAAATGGGACTGACCAAAGGAACACCAATCGAGTTGATTCGGTATGCCCCGATGGGCGATCCGATTGAGGTTAGGGTAAAGGGATACCGTCTTTCCCTGCGAAAGCGTGAAGCCGAGACAGTACTGGTCCACAAGGAACCGTCATGA
- the feoB gene encoding ferrous iron transport protein B → MTFETVKQVRVRYVALIGNPNCGKTTLFNALTGLRQKVGNYPGVTVEKKEGRLTFADNSEATLLDLPGTYSLNATSPDEKIATDVLLGRADHTQTPDVIVCVVDASNIERNLYLASQILDRHIPVIVALNMVDVAGEAGIEVSVKMLEQELGVPIVATIANKGIGISELKEAIANAQFRRAKKRLWLMPALVEEECGELAGLLQQHHKLNENAAFEEALALLTSPEALEEHRDRFAPELLAHVKKDHERLDFMGIDRLSVVVEARYEWIKSVCGKAVTQAQTTAISTSDKLDRVFTHRIWGFIIFVGLMALIFQTIFAWATVPMDLIGEGFDWIGSEIQETMPAGDLQDLLVNGGLAGVAAVVTFLPQILFLFLFLGLLEDTGYMARAAFIMDRLMSKVGLHGKSFIPMLSSFACAIPGIMATRTIESPKDRLVTMLVSPLVSCSARLPVYALLIAAFIPHDHVLGFLSLPALTLLSMYLLGLVMALSMAWLFKKTLLRGAAPLFIMELPPYKLPSLKSVLLQMWERSKLFLKNAGTIILGVSIILWFLATYPRVEGVTPAEQLQHSFVGKAGQLIEPVIKPLGFDWKIGIGIIASLLQREVFVSTMGTIYNIQNSDDESLSLQQQMKADIDPATGLPVWTALTAICVMIYYVLAMQCMSTLAVLKRETNSWKWPLFQLGYMTALAYAVTFVVYRVGLLLGFGV, encoded by the coding sequence ATGACATTTGAAACCGTCAAACAGGTTCGTGTGCGATACGTTGCCCTCATCGGCAATCCGAATTGCGGAAAAACCACCCTGTTCAATGCGCTTACCGGTTTGCGACAGAAGGTCGGGAATTATCCCGGCGTGACGGTCGAGAAGAAAGAGGGGCGTCTTACGTTCGCCGACAATTCCGAAGCAACGCTTCTTGATTTGCCGGGCACTTACAGCCTGAATGCCACGTCGCCCGATGAGAAAATCGCAACAGACGTCCTCCTCGGTCGCGCCGATCACACACAAACTCCCGATGTGATCGTCTGTGTCGTCGATGCAAGCAACATCGAACGGAACCTCTATCTTGCAAGCCAGATTCTTGACAGGCACATTCCGGTGATTGTTGCGTTGAATATGGTTGATGTTGCCGGGGAAGCCGGCATCGAAGTAAGCGTAAAGATGCTGGAACAGGAACTCGGAGTCCCTATTGTTGCAACGATCGCGAACAAAGGAATCGGCATCAGCGAACTGAAAGAGGCCATCGCGAATGCCCAATTCCGAAGAGCAAAAAAGCGGCTGTGGCTTATGCCCGCCCTCGTTGAAGAAGAATGCGGTGAACTCGCTGGATTGCTGCAACAACACCACAAGTTAAATGAAAACGCAGCATTTGAAGAAGCCCTGGCTCTCCTTACCTCTCCCGAAGCCCTTGAAGAACACCGCGACCGGTTTGCGCCGGAACTTCTCGCCCACGTGAAGAAAGATCATGAGCGGCTCGACTTTATGGGAATCGACCGTCTGTCCGTTGTTGTCGAGGCTCGCTACGAATGGATCAAGAGTGTGTGCGGGAAAGCAGTAACCCAGGCTCAGACTACTGCAATCAGCACAAGCGACAAGCTCGACCGCGTGTTTACTCATAGAATATGGGGCTTCATCATTTTTGTCGGGCTGATGGCGCTGATTTTCCAGACGATCTTTGCCTGGGCAACTGTTCCGATGGATCTTATCGGAGAAGGATTTGATTGGATTGGCAGTGAGATTCAGGAAACAATGCCTGCCGGCGACCTGCAAGATCTTCTGGTGAATGGCGGACTCGCGGGCGTTGCAGCCGTTGTAACATTCCTGCCGCAGATTCTCTTTCTCTTCCTGTTTCTCGGGCTTTTGGAAGATACAGGCTACATGGCGAGAGCTGCATTCATTATGGACAGGCTCATGAGCAAAGTCGGGCTGCACGGCAAGTCATTCATTCCCATGCTCAGTTCATTCGCCTGCGCAATTCCCGGCATCATGGCAACCCGAACCATTGAAAGCCCGAAAGATCGTCTCGTCACAATGCTTGTCTCACCGCTGGTCAGTTGCAGTGCACGGTTGCCGGTGTATGCCCTGCTGATTGCGGCATTCATCCCTCATGACCATGTGTTGGGTTTTCTTTCGCTTCCGGCATTGACTCTGCTTTCCATGTATTTGCTCGGGCTTGTGATGGCTCTCAGTATGGCATGGTTGTTCAAGAAGACATTGCTTCGCGGGGCGGCGCCGCTCTTTATCATGGAACTTCCGCCCTACAAGTTGCCTTCGCTGAAATCGGTTCTGCTGCAAATGTGGGAGCGGTCGAAACTGTTTTTGAAAAACGCCGGCACAATCATCCTCGGCGTGTCAATCATTCTCTGGTTCCTCGCAACATATCCGAGGGTTGAAGGAGTCACGCCCGCCGAACAATTGCAGCACAGTTTTGTGGGAAAGGCGGGACAACTGATTGAACCGGTTATCAAGCCGTTGGGATTTGATTGGAAGATTGGAATAGGAATCATTGCGTCGCTGCTCCAGCGCGAAGTGTTCGTGAGTACGATGGGAACAATCTACAACATCCAAAACTCCGACGACGAATCCCTCTCACTCCAACAACAAATGAAAGCCGACATTGATCCCGCAACGGGCCTTCCGGTGTGGACTGCCCTCACGGCAATTTGCGTGATGATATACTACGTTCTCGCAATGCAATGCATGTCGACGCTTGCCGTGTTGAAGCGGGAAACCAACTCGTGGAAGTGGCCGCTGTTCCAACTCGGCTATATGACGGCCCTTGCGTATGCGGTAACGTTTGTCGTGTACAGAGTCGGTTTGCTTTTGGGATTCGGAGTATAA
- a CDS encoding TonB-dependent receptor plug domain-containing protein — protein sequence MKHLLLPLFLTVLLIISTRAQTAEVPDTASTSYELPQVDVIGRKPGLLDRVPGSANIITPANLRRLAPINGNEILRTITGLHAVDEEGVGLRLNLGVRGLNPDRSRNLLMLEDGVPIALAPYGEPEMYYTPSIDRMARLEVLKGSGSILFGPQTIGGVINYITADPPAEPSGSLNTRIGNDGFFTTLLKYGTTSGNVGAQINLLRRQADNLVTTRFRISDLSTKLKFILGEQSVLGVKLSAYDESSNSTYVGLTQTMYDNGDYFTNVAPDDELNIRRYSANATYDYVFAPGISLRTTVFGYTTTRNWRRQEFGRTGTTTNRTGVVHGDTTVPGGALYMRNQTGNRNRQFEVAGIEPRFSMTHQLAGVRNELDLGFRFLYERAFEQLVLGTTFNSSSGNVRDDEIRTGYARSAFVQNRTYITDRLVVSPGIRLESFSYDRHIMRGQFSGAVRDTNLVAGNNLVQLIPGLGISYQISEGSSVFAGVHRGFAPPRVKDAVTSAGEALNLNAELSWNYELGTRLTPSEGVAIELTGFFLDFSNQIIPVSQSSGGTGTGLVNGGRSKHIGAEAGFTIDAGRLLDSDYSVIFNTNATYVRATFSADRFLTQSGTQVNVKGNSLPYAPKWFVSTSLAFVAPFGGSIQLTGNFVDKQFSDEFNTVAASANGLTGVIPAHFLFDISARYGIEALNSAFSLSIKNLFDKRYMASRRPEGIKVGLPRFVTAGLEIGL from the coding sequence ATGAAACACCTTCTTCTACCGCTCTTTCTCACCGTGCTGTTGATAATCTCAACACGAGCTCAAACCGCGGAAGTTCCGGACACCGCAAGCACATCGTACGAGTTGCCGCAAGTGGATGTCATCGGGCGAAAGCCGGGATTGCTCGATCGCGTTCCCGGTTCTGCAAACATCATCACACCGGCAAATCTCCGGCGGCTTGCGCCCATCAACGGAAACGAAATTCTGCGCACAATTACCGGACTTCATGCCGTTGACGAAGAGGGCGTCGGGCTCCGGCTGAATCTCGGCGTCCGCGGGCTCAATCCCGACCGCAGCCGCAACTTGTTGATGCTTGAAGATGGAGTGCCCATTGCGCTTGCTCCGTACGGCGAACCTGAAATGTACTACACTCCTTCCATTGACAGGATGGCGCGACTTGAAGTGCTGAAAGGAAGCGGCTCGATTCTCTTCGGCCCTCAGACAATCGGCGGCGTTATCAACTACATTACCGCCGACCCGCCGGCTGAGCCCTCCGGCAGCCTGAATACGCGCATCGGCAACGACGGTTTCTTTACAACACTGTTGAAATACGGAACAACCTCCGGCAATGTCGGAGCGCAGATAAATCTGTTGCGAAGACAAGCTGATAATCTTGTAACAACGCGCTTCCGTATCAGCGATCTCTCCACAAAGCTCAAGTTCATTCTCGGCGAGCAATCGGTGTTAGGCGTGAAACTCTCCGCATACGACGAGAGTTCGAATTCCACCTACGTCGGGCTGACCCAGACGATGTATGACAACGGGGATTACTTCACGAACGTTGCTCCGGACGATGAGCTGAATATCCGGCGGTACTCCGCCAACGCAACGTATGACTACGTCTTCGCGCCGGGCATCAGTCTCCGCACAACCGTGTTCGGCTACACCACAACGCGCAACTGGCGCCGGCAGGAGTTTGGACGGACAGGCACAACAACAAATCGCACAGGTGTTGTTCACGGAGACACGACCGTTCCGGGAGGCGCTCTCTACATGCGCAATCAAACCGGAAATCGCAACCGCCAGTTTGAAGTGGCAGGCATCGAACCACGTTTCTCAATGACTCATCAACTCGCGGGCGTCAGGAATGAACTCGATCTCGGATTCCGATTCTTGTATGAGAGGGCTTTTGAGCAGCTTGTTCTTGGCACGACGTTCAATTCATCCTCGGGCAATGTTCGTGATGATGAAATCAGAACAGGCTACGCCCGGAGCGCTTTTGTTCAAAACAGAACATACATTACCGACAGACTTGTTGTAAGTCCCGGCATTCGTCTCGAATCATTCTCCTACGACCGGCATATCATGCGGGGGCAGTTTAGCGGAGCTGTGAGAGATACGAATCTCGTCGCCGGAAACAACTTGGTGCAGTTGATTCCCGGTTTGGGCATCAGCTATCAGATAAGTGAAGGCTCATCGGTGTTTGCAGGGGTTCACCGTGGATTTGCCCCGCCCCGTGTCAAAGACGCTGTGACCAGCGCGGGCGAAGCCCTCAATCTCAATGCGGAGCTGAGTTGGAACTACGAACTCGGTACACGCCTGACTCCTTCGGAAGGTGTTGCGATCGAGCTGACCGGGTTTTTCCTCGATTTCTCCAACCAGATCATTCCTGTTTCCCAATCATCCGGCGGCACCGGTACGGGGCTTGTTAACGGCGGCCGCAGCAAACATATCGGGGCCGAAGCGGGATTCACGATTGATGCGGGACGACTGCTTGATTCGGACTATTCCGTCATCTTCAACACCAATGCAACATACGTCCGCGCAACATTCAGCGCCGACAGATTTCTCACCCAGTCGGGCACACAGGTAAATGTGAAGGGGAACTCGCTTCCGTACGCGCCCAAGTGGTTTGTTTCAACCTCGCTGGCATTCGTTGCTCCGTTTGGCGGTTCCATTCAACTCACAGGCAATTTTGTCGACAAACAGTTCTCGGATGAGTTCAATACGGTTGCGGCATCCGCCAACGGGTTGACCGGTGTGATTCCTGCACATTTCCTTTTCGATATCTCGGCGAGATACGGGATTGAGGCTCTCAATTCAGCGTTCTCCTTGTCAATCAAGAATCTCTTTGACAAGAGGTACATGGCCTCGCGCAGACCGGAAGGAATCAAAGTCGGTTTGCCGAGATTTGTCACCGCGGGCCTTGAGATAGGGCTGTAA
- a CDS encoding transporter gives MRRTSYSLHSALVAAVIFTFAHLPGIGHASRPFVTEDAGVAGRKVLQLETSWDYIKWNNFDKEHVLTLVPIVGIGDEAEISVELPLMFHRHGASGGASGIGDINIVTKILLAEESDVFPAAALKTILKTTTGHAERGLGTGALDYSVVGVASKQLSSLILHGMFGYTFVGTNGDPSIRNILLYGIAAGYALTDYASLVAEYAGNRHPDRSADVHPHSIMVGATYRLSDEVTIDASSRFGTTTAAAAWNTAIGLTVTL, from the coding sequence ATGCGTAGGACATCATATTCTCTACATTCAGCGCTCGTCGCTGCCGTAATTTTCACTTTTGCGCATTTGCCGGGAATCGGCCACGCTTCACGTCCATTCGTTACAGAAGACGCCGGTGTCGCGGGAAGGAAAGTGTTGCAACTTGAGACAAGTTGGGATTACATCAAATGGAACAACTTCGACAAGGAACACGTTTTAACCCTCGTTCCGATTGTTGGAATTGGGGATGAAGCAGAAATTTCCGTTGAACTTCCGCTGATGTTTCATCGTCACGGCGCATCGGGAGGAGCCTCGGGAATCGGGGACATCAACATCGTCACAAAAATTCTTCTCGCTGAAGAAAGTGATGTGTTTCCCGCGGCAGCTCTGAAGACGATATTGAAAACAACAACCGGACACGCTGAGCGAGGCTTGGGGACGGGAGCGTTGGACTACAGTGTGGTCGGCGTTGCATCAAAACAGTTAAGTTCCCTCATACTGCACGGTATGTTCGGCTACACATTTGTAGGAACGAACGGGGATCCATCAATTCGCAACATTCTTCTTTATGGTATTGCCGCCGGGTACGCACTTACGGATTATGCGAGCCTCGTTGCAGAGTATGCGGGCAACCGCCATCCCGACAGGTCGGCCGACGTTCATCCGCACAGCATAATGGTTGGCGCTACGTACCGGCTTTCGGATGAGGTAACGATTGATGCGTCATCACGATTCGGCACGACAACGGCAGCCGCCGCGTGGAACACAGCAATCGGCCTGACCGTGACGCTATGA
- a CDS encoding S8 family serine peptidase yields the protein MSAARIISLASLVLCFPVSGWGGEIEPPLREKLASVSDNELVSVVVRLRDRVDIQALDASLKQRNATRQQRNFEVTTALQQKASETQGPLLVFLAEEVASQRVAFYENFWIDNLIHVTALRQAIEAIADRPDVEIVFLEPEVMFDGLMEFQETGNRVASSEPGLRVVNAPALWRAGITGKGRLVMNIDTGVNGNHVALSTRWRGTLPGVQPQHAWYGSGSFPNDSDSPGHGTHTMGIMTGYNPATADTVGVAPGAYWIAGSSPYTGAFQWAVNPDGNPNTVEDVPDVVNCSWYTSGTDLCSGGTNYWSLMDNVEAAGAVVIWSAGNCGPSGSAGNCTGGASPGPYMTITPPKNRVTTPVNAFAVGSVDGNSAQLTIAGSSSRGPSACDTTQIKPEVVAPGVSVRSTIANGGYGNSSGTSMAAPHVSGTVALLRQVNPNADADQIKYAIMNNARDLGAPGEDNTYGNGVINALAAAEAISPFRISGIVRSVATNQPIEFASVEIIQTFQHRQTDASGSYSFGALKDTVQIRFSAFGHYDTTMPRILVANTPEILNVSLTPLPVAAISGNVTDSISAAGIIARIHAYAQGDPSAHPTSSTTSQSNGSYTMNGPIGTYRVEVLPSAPYVDNVTTQDVVLDVGGATVNYRLLQAEVLLVDDDGSATLETAYQSSLGRIGKRFRTFGLADSGGALGGVLASFTLRPVVVWFTGADSTNALTYPEKLVVLNHLNAGGQAVLTGQNIAQFAAMNDTLLEGYLGIRFNGNSTAISLRGFAGDVIGNGVNYLITGGPGPQTSKDIISLVPGSVGTPTPTLYYAVGTDSSNFAGVRVAGPGNAWAVAYFAIGIEGFPEARQDTFLLRSLRYFTQLVSGVQPIANSGVPGEYRLAQNYPNPFNPTTTIEFDLPSGADAEPTSLRIFDVLGRDVQTLVNEKLSPGTYRTQFETAGLSSGIYFYRLQSGRFVETRKMLLLR from the coding sequence ATGTCAGCAGCACGAATCATTTCACTTGCGTCCTTGGTTCTTTGCTTTCCCGTTTCCGGATGGGGAGGGGAAATTGAACCGCCGTTGCGCGAAAAACTCGCAAGCGTATCGGATAACGAGCTTGTTTCTGTTGTTGTTCGCCTTCGTGACCGTGTCGATATTCAAGCGCTGGACGCTTCTCTCAAGCAACGAAACGCAACTCGTCAACAGCGCAATTTTGAAGTGACTACCGCCTTGCAACAGAAGGCGTCTGAAACGCAGGGCCCCCTTCTTGTATTCCTCGCGGAAGAAGTCGCGAGCCAGCGGGTTGCATTCTACGAGAACTTCTGGATCGATAATCTTATCCACGTCACTGCATTGCGACAAGCGATTGAGGCCATTGCCGACCGGCCTGATGTGGAGATTGTATTTCTGGAACCGGAAGTGATGTTCGATGGATTGATGGAATTTCAGGAAACAGGCAATCGTGTTGCGTCATCTGAACCGGGTCTTCGGGTTGTGAACGCCCCGGCGCTTTGGCGCGCTGGCATTACCGGCAAGGGCCGATTAGTGATGAACATCGATACCGGCGTGAACGGCAATCACGTGGCGCTTTCAACACGCTGGCGCGGCACGTTGCCCGGCGTTCAGCCGCAACACGCGTGGTACGGCAGCGGATCATTTCCGAACGATTCCGACAGTCCGGGCCACGGCACGCACACGATGGGAATCATGACAGGCTACAACCCCGCAACCGCTGACACTGTTGGCGTTGCGCCCGGTGCATATTGGATCGCGGGGTCCAGTCCGTACACAGGGGCGTTTCAGTGGGCGGTGAACCCTGACGGCAACCCGAACACAGTTGAAGATGTTCCCGATGTTGTCAACTGTTCGTGGTATACAAGCGGCACGGACTTGTGTTCAGGAGGCACGAATTATTGGAGCTTGATGGATAACGTCGAAGCTGCAGGCGCCGTTGTGATTTGGTCGGCAGGAAATTGCGGCCCGAGTGGATCTGCCGGCAATTGCACGGGCGGCGCATCGCCCGGACCGTATATGACGATTACCCCGCCGAAGAATCGCGTGACGACACCCGTGAACGCGTTTGCAGTCGGTTCGGTGGATGGGAACAGCGCGCAACTCACGATTGCAGGGTCCAGCAGCCGCGGCCCCTCGGCGTGCGACACAACCCAAATCAAGCCGGAAGTTGTTGCGCCCGGCGTAAGCGTCCGTTCCACTATTGCCAACGGCGGCTACGGGAATTCCAGCGGCACGTCAATGGCGGCGCCGCATGTGTCGGGAACGGTTGCATTGCTCAGGCAAGTGAATCCCAACGCCGATGCCGACCAGATCAAGTATGCGATCATGAACAACGCCCGCGATCTTGGTGCGCCTGGTGAAGATAACACGTACGGCAACGGAGTGATCAACGCGCTTGCGGCTGCGGAAGCAATTTCGCCGTTCAGAATCTCCGGCATCGTTCGCAGCGTAGCAACAAATCAGCCGATTGAGTTTGCAAGCGTCGAGATCATCCAGACATTTCAACACAGACAAACGGACGCCTCAGGTTCGTACAGTTTCGGTGCGTTGAAGGATACCGTTCAGATTCGTTTTTCCGCATTCGGGCATTATGATACAACAATGCCGCGCATTCTGGTTGCCAATACGCCGGAAATACTGAACGTCAGCCTGACTCCGCTTCCGGTCGCCGCAATTTCCGGAAACGTTACGGACTCAATTTCGGCGGCGGGAATTATTGCCCGCATACATGCCTACGCGCAGGGAGATCCTTCTGCACATCCTACTTCAAGCACCACGAGCCAGTCAAACGGATCATACACAATGAACGGGCCGATCGGCACATACAGAGTCGAGGTGTTACCGTCAGCGCCTTACGTGGACAACGTCACGACGCAGGATGTTGTGCTCGATGTCGGCGGGGCGACGGTGAACTATCGGCTGCTTCAGGCCGAGGTACTTCTTGTTGACGACGACGGATCTGCCACTCTTGAGACGGCATATCAATCGTCGCTCGGACGAATCGGCAAGCGCTTCAGAACCTTCGGTCTGGCCGATAGCGGCGGCGCGCTCGGCGGCGTGCTTGCCTCGTTTACCCTCCGCCCTGTTGTCGTATGGTTCACGGGGGCCGATTCAACCAATGCCCTTACCTATCCTGAAAAGCTCGTCGTTCTCAATCATCTGAATGCCGGAGGGCAGGCTGTGTTGACGGGACAGAACATCGCTCAGTTTGCTGCGATGAATGACACGCTTCTTGAAGGATATCTCGGCATCCGTTTCAACGGCAACTCCACCGCCATTTCGCTGCGCGGGTTTGCGGGAGATGTTATCGGTAACGGCGTGAACTATCTGATTACCGGCGGCCCGGGCCCCCAAACATCGAAGGATATTATCAGCCTCGTACCGGGCAGCGTCGGAACGCCGACACCGACTCTGTACTATGCTGTAGGAACCGACAGCTCCAACTTTGCAGGCGTTCGAGTTGCCGGTCCGGGCAATGCATGGGCGGTTGCCTACTTTGCCATCGGTATCGAAGGATTTCCCGAGGCACGGCAGGATACGTTTCTCCTGAGAAGTTTGCGGTACTTCACTCAACTCGTTTCCGGCGTTCAGCCGATTGCCAACTCGGGCGTACCGGGCGAATACAGGCTGGCGCAGAATTATCCGAATCCTTTCAATCCGACCACAACGATCGAATTTGATTTGCCGTCGGGAGCCGACGCGGAGCCGACTTCGCTGAGGATTTTCGACGTGCTGGGACGGGATGTGCAGACCCTCGTCAACGAGAAGCTGTCGCCCGGGACATACAGAACGCAGTTTGAAACAGCGGGCCTCTCCAGCGGAATCTACTTCTACCGGCTGCAGTCTGGCAGATTTGTTGAGACGCGAAAAATGTTATTGTTGAGGTAA